The proteins below are encoded in one region of Campylobacter helveticus:
- a CDS encoding tetrahydrodipicolinate N-succinyltransferase N-terminal domain-containing protein, whose amino-acid sequence MIGTKEDFLLLIKQIEQKANYRKPYAFGIARLDRGQLNKNKILQASFALVNFEQNYASAAVMLEAFSRRGVALDFDKSEFVELLKLEDIEFALSCFKPFLEEEGHKNIDLLKIIKDKFKDEEFAFVCLFEDKEPLSVESVYLKLYLLSSKKVPLRGLNLNGAFGLLHNVAWSEDKPIELEYLRENEMRLKMGKQYPKIDFVDKFPRFLAHIIPEDNTRILDSAKVRMGAVLASGTTIMPGASYVNFNAGTTGACMVEGRISSSAIVGEGSDIGGGASILGVLSGTSGNAISVGKACLLGANSVTGIPLGDNCIVDAGIAVLEGTKFLLKDKEELQKVNPSFDFNKEIYKGIELKNLNALHFRQDSISGAMMVGFNKKVVALNAALH is encoded by the coding sequence ATGATAGGCACAAAAGAAGATTTTTTGCTTTTAATAAAGCAAATTGAACAAAAAGCAAATTATAGAAAGCCCTATGCTTTTGGTATAGCGAGACTTGATAGGGGACAGCTTAATAAAAATAAAATTTTACAAGCCTCTTTTGCTTTGGTTAATTTTGAGCAAAATTATGCCTCAGCAGCGGTTATGCTTGAGGCTTTTTCAAGGCGTGGTGTGGCTCTTGATTTCGACAAAAGTGAATTCGTAGAGCTTTTAAAACTTGAAGATATAGAATTTGCTCTTTCTTGTTTTAAGCCTTTTTTAGAGGAAGAAGGACATAAAAATATCGACTTGCTTAAAATTATCAAGGATAAATTTAAAGATGAAGAATTTGCCTTTGTGTGCCTTTTTGAAGATAAAGAGCCTTTGAGTGTGGAAAGTGTATATCTTAAGCTCTATTTGCTCTCTTCTAAAAAAGTGCCTTTGAGAGGGCTTAATCTAAATGGTGCTTTTGGCTTACTTCATAATGTCGCTTGGAGTGAGGATAAACCGATAGAACTTGAATATTTACGCGAAAACGAAATGCGTCTTAAGATGGGCAAGCAATATCCTAAGATTGATTTCGTTGATAAATTCCCACGCTTTTTAGCCCACATTATCCCTGAAGATAATACAAGAATTTTAGATAGTGCTAAAGTAAGAATGGGTGCTGTTTTAGCCTCTGGGACGACCATAATGCCCGGAGCTTCTTATGTGAATTTTAATGCTGGAACCACAGGGGCTTGTATGGTTGAGGGTCGCATAAGCTCTAGTGCCATAGTGGGCGAGGGAAGCGATATAGGTGGAGGAGCTTCTATACTTGGTGTTTTAAGTGGCACAAGTGGAAATGCTATAAGTGTAGGAAAAGCCTGTCTTTTGGGGGCAAATTCCGTTACGGGCATACCTTTGGGGGATAATTGCATCGTGGATGCTGGCATTGCCGTGCTTGAGGGAACGAAATTTTTACTTAAAGACAAAGAAGAGCTTCAAAAAGTAAATCCTAGCTTTGACTTTAATAAAGAAATTTATAAGGGCATAGAGCTTAAAAATCTCAATGCTTTGCATTTTAGGCAAGATAGCATTAGCGGGGCTATGATGGTTGGCTTCAATAAAAAAGTCGTAGCACTCAACGCTGCTTTACATTGA
- a CDS encoding 2OG-Fe dioxygenase family protein: MWWFAHHTFIFCQGCESATNSPEGIHQDGMDFIMFAFVVERKNVNGAKSIVYAEDKETKIFEAVLKEGQGLLQADLHSSLWHEVTEISSLNPNEMAYRSSIGFDIECLK, translated from the coding sequence GTGTGGTGGTTTGCTCATCACACTTTTATTTTTTGTCAAGGCTGTGAGAGTGCTACAAATTCACCAGAGGGTATCCATCAAGATGGGATGGATTTTATAATGTTTGCTTTTGTCGTGGAGAGAAAAAATGTCAATGGTGCAAAAAGCATTGTTTATGCAGAAGATAAAGAGACTAAAATTTTTGAAGCCGTTTTGAAAGAGGGGCAAGGGCTTTTACAGGCAGATTTACATAGCTCTTTGTGGCACGAAGTTACAGAAATTTCGTCGCTTAATCCAAATGAAATGGCTTATCGCTCCAGCATAGGCTTTGACATCGAGTGTCTTAAATGA
- a CDS encoding protein-L-isoaspartate(D-aspartate) O-methyltransferase yields MNAFEQKRCQAMAEEISTKTFINEELFNAFSQVPREIFSPLKAHAYRLDALPLTNSQWISSPLTVAKMTMALQCKNADSVLEIGCGSGYQAAILSRIIRRVFTIERIEKLAKKAADTFRELGFLNINVRFDDGQNGWKNYAPYDRILFSAYATSIPEILLDQLSDGGILVAPILHNGKQFITRLSKNGTNLQKEILEECCFVPVVDGKEQL; encoded by the coding sequence ATGAACGCGTTTGAGCAAAAACGCTGTCAGGCTATGGCAGAAGAGATTTCTACAAAAACCTTTATCAACGAAGAGCTTTTTAACGCCTTTTCTCAAGTGCCAAGAGAAATTTTCTCTCCGCTCAAAGCTCACGCATATCGCCTCGATGCTCTACCTTTGACAAATTCGCAGTGGATTAGCTCTCCTTTAACTGTGGCTAAAATGACTATGGCATTACAATGCAAAAATGCCGATAGTGTGCTAGAGATAGGCTGTGGAAGTGGCTATCAAGCGGCGATTTTAAGTCGCATTATAAGGCGTGTTTTTACCATAGAACGCATTGAAAAGCTTGCAAAAAAAGCCGCAGATACTTTTAGAGAGCTTGGTTTTTTAAACATTAATGTCCGTTTTGATGATGGGCAAAATGGCTGGAAAAATTATGCTCCGTATGATAGAATTTTGTTTTCTGCTTATGCGACTTCGATTCCTGAAATTTTATTAGACCAGCTTAGTGATGGGGGGATTTTAGTCGCACCCATTTTGCATAATGGCAAACAATTTATCACAAGGCTCAGTAAAAATGGCACAAATTTACAAAAAGAGATTTTAGAAGAGTGCTGCTTTGTGCCTGTTGTCGATGGTAAGGAACAGCTTTAA
- a CDS encoding gamma carbonic anhydrase family protein, whose translation MLIKFQGKTPKIGKNVFIADGAKIIGEVEIDEDSSVWFNCVLRADYNFIKIGKRVNIQDLTTLHIWHKEFDENGALKDPGHPTIIADDVSIGHNCVIHACEIKERVLIGMNSVVMDGAYIAEDSIVGAGSVVTKNKKFPPRSLILGNPAKFIRELKPEEIEFLKISAKNYVEFKDAFLKEMQ comes from the coding sequence ATGCTAATTAAATTTCAAGGAAAAACCCCCAAAATAGGCAAAAATGTTTTCATAGCAGACGGCGCTAAAATCATCGGTGAAGTGGAGATTGATGAAGATAGTAGCGTGTGGTTTAATTGTGTTTTAAGAGCGGATTATAATTTTATCAAAATAGGCAAAAGGGTTAATATACAGGATTTAACCACCCTACACATTTGGCACAAAGAATTTGATGAAAATGGTGCACTAAAAGACCCAGGACACCCCACTATAATAGCAGATGATGTTAGCATAGGGCATAACTGCGTTATACACGCTTGTGAAATTAAAGAACGCGTTTTGATAGGAATGAATTCTGTCGTAATGGACGGCGCTTATATCGCAGAAGATAGCATTGTGGGGGCAGGAAGCGTAGTCACTAAAAATAAAAAATTTCCTCCACGCTCTTTAATACTAGGCAACCCAGCTAAATTTATAAGAGAATTAAAACCCGAAGAAATTGAATTTTTAAAAATATCGGCTAAAAATTATGTAGAATTTAAAGACGCTTTTTTAAAAGAAATGCAATAA
- a CDS encoding SPASM domain-containing protein: MLFKKIYVELSDICGLECEFCPSKKAQRGILPLQDFEKIATQIYDKAEIFTFHLLGDPLILRNLEQFINMANTYQMKLEITTSGFHLNEKNQNLLLNYENIHQINFSLASFFSQKKLSLNAYLTPILAFCKKHLELKKSSFINLRLWNFDVNFKAPKENEEIYKILNENFKEKFDFTMPKIRLERHIMLHQAKRFTWPSLKTPIVSKKGFCHALKEQVGILSNGTLVPCCLDTNGDINLGNVLENSFQNLLETKKFLDLKQGFERGERLENLCQRCEFFKAKA; encoded by the coding sequence ATGCTTTTTAAAAAAATTTATGTGGAATTAAGCGATATTTGTGGGCTTGAGTGCGAATTTTGCCCCTCCAAAAAAGCTCAAAGAGGCATTTTGCCTTTGCAAGATTTTGAAAAAATCGCCACGCAAATTTACGATAAAGCTGAAATTTTTACCTTTCATCTTTTGGGAGACCCTTTAATTTTAAGGAATTTAGAGCAGTTTATAAATATGGCTAACACTTATCAAATGAAGCTTGAGATTACAACAAGTGGATTTCATTTAAATGAGAAAAATCAAAATTTGCTTTTAAATTACGAAAATATCCACCAAATCAATTTTTCCCTCGCTTCATTTTTCTCACAAAAAAAGCTAAGTTTAAACGCGTATTTGACGCCGATTTTAGCATTTTGCAAAAAGCACTTAGAGCTTAAAAAATCGAGTTTTATTAATTTAAGATTATGGAATTTTGATGTTAATTTTAAAGCCCCTAAAGAAAATGAAGAAATTTATAAAATCCTAAATGAAAATTTTAAGGAAAAATTTGACTTTACAATGCCAAAAATTCGCCTTGAAAGACATATTATGCTACATCAAGCAAAGCGTTTTACTTGGCCTAGTTTAAAAACGCCTATCGTTTCTAAAAAAGGCTTTTGCCACGCTTTAAAAGAACAAGTTGGCATTTTAAGTAATGGCACATTAGTGCCTTGCTGCTTGGATACTAATGGGGATATAAATTTAGGAAATGTGCTTGAAAATTCCTTTCAAAATCTGCTAGAAACAAAAAAATTTTTAGATTTAAAGCAAGGCTTTGAAAGAGGAGAAAGACTAGAAAATTTATGCCAAAGATGTGAATTTTTTAAGGCGAAAGCTTGA
- the mutY gene encoding A/G-specific adenine glycosylase, with protein MQKEMIEKLQKNLLKWYENNGRKTLPWRNLQGKANRAYAVYISEIMLQQTQVKVVLEKFYFPFLQKFPTLLSLANAKEDEILKAWQGLGYYTRARNLKKAAQQCVEEFGGFLPRKKKDLLKLCGIGNYTAGAVACFGYDACESFVDANISRILLRIFALENPTTKELEARAKLILNFKEPFDHNQALLDIGALLCLPKNPKCKLCPLNAFCKGKDTPDLYTKAKKTKYENLELDLLILEFKGKFAIQKSTKKLYKGLYNFPFGEKIYLCNAKFVGEFKHTYTKYKLHIRIYHQILQKKNAKFEFKSLKELENLALSNLSLKALQIFKAKNAF; from the coding sequence ATGCAAAAAGAGATGATAGAAAAATTACAAAAAAATTTACTCAAATGGTATGAAAATAACGGACGCAAAACGCTTCCTTGGAGAAACTTGCAAGGTAAGGCAAATAGAGCTTATGCGGTTTATATTAGCGAAATTATGCTCCAGCAAACGCAAGTTAAGGTTGTTTTGGAAAAATTTTATTTTCCTTTTTTACAAAAATTCCCCACACTTTTAAGTCTTGCAAATGCAAAAGAAGATGAAATTTTAAAGGCTTGGCAAGGGCTTGGTTATTATACTAGGGCTAGGAATTTAAAAAAGGCAGCACAGCAGTGCGTTGAGGAATTTGGTGGCTTTTTGCCACGCAAAAAGAAAGATTTGTTAAAATTGTGCGGTATAGGAAACTACACGGCTGGGGCGGTGGCTTGCTTTGGGTATGATGCGTGTGAAAGCTTTGTGGATGCAAATATAAGCCGCATTCTTTTGCGAATTTTTGCACTTGAAAATCCAACAACAAAAGAGCTTGAAGCAAGGGCTAAACTCATTTTAAATTTCAAAGAGCCTTTTGACCATAACCAAGCCTTGCTTGACATAGGTGCTTTGCTTTGTCTTCCTAAAAATCCAAAATGCAAACTCTGCCCCCTAAATGCTTTTTGCAAGGGAAAAGATACGCCAGACCTTTATACAAAAGCTAAAAAAACAAAATATGAAAATTTAGAACTTGATTTATTGATTTTAGAATTTAAAGGTAAATTCGCCATCCAAAAAAGCACAAAAAAACTTTACAAAGGGCTTTATAATTTTCCTTTCGGTGAAAAAATTTATCTTTGCAATGCGAAATTTGTAGGAGAATTTAAGCACACCTACACAAAATATAAATTACACATTAGAATTTATCATCAAATATTACAAAAAAAGAATGCGAAATTTGAATTTAAAAGTTTAAAAGAGCTCGAAAATTTAGCCCTCTCAAATCTCTCTTTAAAAGCTTTGCAAATTTTTAAGGCTAAAAATGCTTTTTAA
- a CDS encoding LysE/ArgO family amino acid transporter encodes MTPLFKGFLLSLSLIAAIGAQNAFILKQALANQHIFIVCLLCFLCDVVLMSVGIFGVGGIFMQNQILALILAFCGVIFALYYAFLSLKAIFSNSTLALLTKGKTLSLKRTIALTLLVTLANPHVYLDTVFLVGSAALNFSFDEKIFFAIGALSASFLWFFSLGYGAKFLSFYINKKPNIIKIIDFFVCLIMCMVAHSLSLYILEKIHIL; translated from the coding sequence ATGACGCCACTATTTAAAGGTTTTTTGCTCTCTCTTTCTCTCATTGCAGCCATAGGCGCACAAAATGCTTTCATTTTAAAACAAGCTTTGGCAAATCAACATATTTTCATAGTTTGCCTACTTTGCTTTTTATGTGATGTGGTTTTGATGAGTGTAGGTATCTTTGGTGTGGGCGGAATTTTTATGCAAAACCAAATTTTAGCCCTTATCCTAGCTTTTTGCGGTGTGATTTTTGCTTTATATTATGCTTTTTTATCCCTTAAAGCCATTTTTTCAAATTCTACTTTAGCGTTATTAACAAAGGGAAAAACTCTTAGCTTAAAAAGAACTATAGCTTTAACCTTGCTCGTTACCCTTGCTAATCCTCATGTTTATTTAGACACCGTTTTTCTAGTGGGCAGTGCGGCTTTAAATTTTTCTTTTGATGAAAAAATCTTTTTTGCCATAGGGGCTTTAAGCGCTTCGTTTTTATGGTTTTTCTCTTTGGGTTATGGGGCTAAATTTTTGAGTTTTTATATCAACAAAAAGCCAAATATTATTAAAATCATTGATTTTTTTGTATGCCTTATAATGTGTATGGTTGCACATTCTTTAAGCTTGTATATTTTGGAAAAAATTCATATCTTATAG
- the metK gene encoding methionine adenosyltransferase produces the protein MYLFTSEVVSAGHPDKCADIIADTIVDILLKNDKNSRVASEVFVAGNKVVIGGEVKSNHKLSKTDYDNLVKNVLKNIGYDGAGYFTKEQCLHPDEVDVMVFLNEQSPDINQGVDQEDGETGAGDQGIMFGFASCEADEYMPAAISYARILCDKVYAYAKAHPNELGVDIKTQVTIDYGTKANFENCAPQKIHTIVVSAPCVESMKIEDLRALVMKLILDSNLPKELFCPKTTRILINPTGKYVNHSSLHDSGLTGRKLIVDSFGGYSPIGGGAQSSKDYTKVDRSGLYAGRWLAKNIVAAGLAKKCIVQLSYAIGVAKPTSVSVDCMGTNLSSINDDKLSEFVMENFALTPNWIRDKFALDKPSEDTFLYADVAARGQVGQKDYPWEKLDALDKFQPLLQNN, from the coding sequence ATGTATCTATTCACTTCAGAAGTCGTAAGCGCAGGTCATCCTGACAAGTGCGCTGATATAATCGCTGATACGATAGTGGATATACTCTTGAAAAATGACAAAAATTCAAGGGTGGCGAGTGAGGTTTTTGTCGCAGGAAATAAGGTTGTGATAGGGGGCGAGGTTAAGTCAAATCACAAGCTTAGTAAGACTGACTACGATAATTTAGTTAAAAATGTTTTGAAAAATATCGGTTACGATGGAGCTGGATATTTCACTAAAGAACAGTGTTTGCATCCAGATGAAGTTGATGTGATGGTGTTTTTAAACGAACAAAGCCCAGACATCAATCAGGGTGTCGACCAAGAAGATGGCGAAACGGGAGCTGGAGACCAGGGGATAATGTTTGGCTTTGCAAGTTGCGAGGCAGATGAATATATGCCAGCAGCTATTAGCTATGCTAGAATACTTTGTGATAAGGTTTATGCTTACGCTAAGGCGCACCCAAATGAACTTGGGGTTGATATTAAAACTCAAGTTACAATTGATTATGGCACAAAAGCGAATTTTGAAAATTGTGCTCCGCAAAAAATTCATACTATAGTTGTTTCTGCGCCTTGCGTGGAGAGTATGAAGATAGAGGATTTAAGGGCTTTGGTAATGAAATTAATCTTAGATAGCAATTTGCCTAAAGAGCTTTTTTGCCCTAAGACAACAAGAATTTTAATTAACCCAACGGGTAAATATGTTAATCACAGCTCCTTGCACGATAGTGGTTTAACAGGACGCAAACTCATTGTAGATAGTTTTGGGGGCTATTCACCTATAGGTGGAGGCGCACAATCGAGCAAAGATTATACCAAAGTTGATAGAAGCGGACTTTATGCGGGTAGATGGCTTGCTAAAAATATAGTCGCCGCGGGGCTTGCTAAAAAATGCATCGTTCAATTAAGTTATGCCATAGGTGTGGCAAAACCGACTTCTGTGAGCGTGGATTGTATGGGGACAAATTTAAGCAGCATCAATGATGACAAGCTGAGTGAATTTGTGATGGAAAATTTTGCCCTTACGCCAAATTGGATTAGAGATAAATTTGCTCTTGATAAACCAAGTGAAGATACTTTTTTGTATGCTGATGTCGCTGCAAGAGGACAGGTGGGGCAGAAAGACTATCCTTGGGAAAAGCTCGATGCTCTAGACAAATTCCAACCCCTACTCCAAAACAATTAA
- a CDS encoding methyl-accepting chemotaxis protein, translated as MLSVVGAALVFALFIAYFIVSYIKKSVGGEPNEVNRVIKEVANGNLTQKIDTNYNESILYAVGKMQEQLRNIVEQMLHTSKNLNEKVDLAVERFVETEKSVIIQGKTSRESAQKIKEISQKTQNVSQIALETEQNSKDTTEICENNKKSAEDTASQMEFIADNSSKISQQINLLDEHAKNIGTSTELISEITEQTNLLALNAAIEAARAGEVGRGFAVVADEIRKLAEKTGSATEQIAMINKKIQEETLATVGAIEESIPLISQGKALSEGVRDSVEIIFNQANDSLIKAQEVNKEVAEQVNLMNEIEEKINFVASISEQTQKAVGENRNSMMELKNLSDNLQKEIQIFKL; from the coding sequence ATGCTAAGTGTTGTAGGTGCTGCTTTAGTGTTTGCTTTATTCATTGCTTATTTTATCGTTTCTTATATTAAAAAATCTGTTGGAGGTGAGCCAAATGAGGTCAATCGCGTTATTAAAGAGGTGGCAAATGGAAATTTAACCCAAAAGATTGATACAAATTACAATGAAAGCATACTTTATGCAGTGGGAAAAATGCAAGAGCAATTAAGAAACATAGTTGAACAAATGCTTCACACTTCAAAGAATTTAAATGAAAAAGTAGATTTAGCGGTAGAGCGTTTTGTGGAGACGGAAAAATCTGTAATTATTCAGGGTAAAACCTCAAGAGAATCGGCACAAAAGATTAAAGAGATTAGTCAAAAAACGCAAAATGTCTCTCAAATTGCTTTAGAAACAGAGCAAAATTCAAAAGATACGACAGAAATTTGTGAAAATAATAAAAAATCCGCCGAAGATACCGCTTCGCAAATGGAATTCATTGCCGATAATTCTTCTAAAATTTCTCAGCAAATCAATTTGCTTGATGAGCATGCTAAAAACATAGGCACAAGCACGGAGTTGATTAGTGAGATTACAGAGCAAACAAATTTACTCGCACTAAACGCCGCCATAGAAGCAGCTAGAGCCGGTGAAGTAGGGCGTGGCTTTGCGGTCGTGGCTGATGAAATTCGCAAACTTGCAGAAAAAACAGGCTCGGCAACAGAGCAAATTGCGATGATAAACAAGAAAATTCAAGAAGAAACTTTAGCCACTGTGGGTGCCATTGAAGAATCTATTCCTCTCATTTCACAAGGTAAAGCTTTAAGTGAGGGCGTTAGAGATAGCGTAGAGATCATCTTTAATCAAGCAAATGATAGTCTTATCAAAGCACAAGAGGTTAATAAAGAGGTCGCAGAACAAGTGAATTTGATGAATGAGATTGAAGAAAAAATTAATTTTGTCGCAAGTATTTCAGAGCAAACGCAAAAAGCTGTCGGTGAAAATCGAAATTCTATGATGGAACTTAAAAATTTGAGCGATAATCTCCAAAAAGAAATTCAAATTTTTAAGTTGTAA
- a CDS encoding aromatic amino acid transport family protein — MKSYKFDTRWMLSLFGTAVGAGILYLPIRAGTGGFWPVVAMGFVIFPMVYLSHRALSRFVSQASGADKDITHAAEEYFGRNTALFISVLYFFAIFPICLAYCVGISNTFESFIYHQFLPLASADVAEFIQSIYQVSTSENDKVVANLFPFYRALLVFILVSLFMIVMLLSEELITRICEWLVYPLCAILFLFSLYLIPHWNLESFTHIPHFKEFITIVWLTLPVLVFSFNHSPAISTFTLSVKRHYKEHKSGEKADQILFKTSIMLLIFVMFFVFSCVLSLNAEEFSDARAQNIPVLSYFANKLDNPFIAYGGPLVAFLAITSSFFGHYFGAREGAYGIVRKCCKMAGATNPNQKLIRLICGFSMYIIMLLVGFYNPSVLDFIEKLGGPIIAAILFLMPIIAIYSISKLKKFQNKALDLFVFLTGLLTIVTVIYSF, encoded by the coding sequence ATGAAATCGTATAAATTTGATACAAGATGGATGCTTTCACTTTTTGGCACAGCTGTAGGTGCTGGAATTCTTTATTTACCCATTAGGGCTGGAACTGGGGGCTTTTGGCCTGTGGTGGCGATGGGTTTTGTTATTTTCCCTATGGTTTATCTTAGTCATAGGGCTTTAAGTCGTTTTGTTTCTCAAGCAAGTGGAGCGGATAAGGACATCACCCACGCCGCAGAGGAGTATTTTGGAAGAAATACGGCTTTATTTATTTCTGTGCTTTATTTTTTCGCGATTTTCCCCATTTGTCTCGCCTATTGTGTTGGGATTAGCAATACCTTCGAAAGTTTTATTTACCATCAATTTTTACCCTTAGCCAGTGCTGATGTGGCTGAATTTATTCAAAGTATTTATCAAGTAAGCACAAGTGAAAATGATAAGGTCGTGGCGAATCTTTTTCCTTTTTATAGGGCTTTGCTTGTCTTTATTTTGGTAAGTTTATTTATGATAGTAATGCTTTTAAGCGAGGAGCTTATCACTAGAATTTGCGAGTGGCTTGTTTATCCTTTGTGTGCGATTTTATTTTTATTTTCACTTTATCTTATACCGCATTGGAATTTAGAAAGTTTTACTCACATACCGCATTTTAAAGAATTTATTACCATCGTATGGCTTACCTTGCCCGTTTTGGTTTTTTCTTTTAATCATTCTCCCGCCATTTCGACTTTTACACTAAGCGTAAAAAGACATTATAAAGAACATAAAAGTGGCGAAAAAGCAGACCAAATTCTTTTCAAAACTTCAATAATGCTTCTTATCTTTGTGATGTTTTTTGTGTTTTCTTGTGTGCTTTCTTTAAATGCTGAGGAATTTAGCGATGCCAGAGCGCAAAATATCCCAGTGCTTTCATATTTTGCTAATAAGCTTGACAATCCTTTCATCGCTTATGGTGGTCCTTTGGTGGCGTTTTTGGCGATTACAAGTTCTTTTTTTGGGCATTATTTTGGAGCAAGAGAAGGCGCTTATGGTATCGTTCGCAAATGTTGCAAAATGGCAGGAGCGACAAATCCCAATCAAAAGCTCATCAGGCTCATCTGCGGCTTTTCGATGTATATCATAATGCTACTTGTAGGCTTTTATAACCCTAGCGTTTTAGACTTTATAGAAAAGCTTGGCGGTCCTATTATCGCGGCAATTTTATTTTTAATGCCAATCATTGCGATTTACAGCATTTCAAAGCTTAAAAAATTTCAAAATAAAGCTTTAGATTTATTTGTCTTTTTGACAGGATTATTAACGATAGTTACGGTAATTTACAGCTTTTAA
- a CDS encoding restriction endonuclease subunit S, translated as MELKHLGELGAFTRGNGLTKSDFVDSGVPCIHYGQIHTHYHNYTHSTISFVSQEVAKKLKKAKYGDLVISGVSEDKECVCKAVVYLGEQEACVSGDTFIFSHSQNPKFIGYLFQAEPFDKFKKKYAQGAKVLRVHNKQLEKFQIPLPPLEVQRDIVEILDKFDTLTNDLARGLPAEIEARKKQYEYYRERLLDFR; from the coding sequence GTGGAGCTTAAGCACTTGGGCGAGCTAGGGGCTTTCACGCGTGGCAATGGCTTGACAAAAAGCGATTTTGTGGATTCTGGTGTGCCGTGTATCCACTACGGGCAAATCCACACACACTACCACAACTACACGCATAGCACGATAAGCTTTGTAAGCCAAGAAGTGGCAAAGAAGCTGAAAAAAGCAAAATATGGAGATTTAGTCATTTCTGGGGTGAGCGAGGATAAAGAATGCGTTTGTAAGGCAGTCGTTTATCTAGGGGAGCAAGAAGCGTGCGTTAGCGGTGATACTTTTATTTTTTCACATTCACAAAATCCAAAGTTTATAGGCTATCTGTTCCAAGCCGAGCCATTTGATAAATTTAAAAAGAAATATGCACAAGGGGCAAAAGTTTTGAGAGTGCATAATAAACAATTAGAAAAATTCCAAATCCCCCTGCCGCCCCTAGAGGTGCAAAGGGACATTGTGGAGATTCTCGATAAATTTGACACGCTCACAAACGACCTTGCGCGCGGACTGCCTGCCGAGATAGAAGCGCGTAAAAAGCAGTATGAATATTATAGAGAGAGGCTTTTGGATTTTAGGTAG
- a CDS encoding restriction endonuclease subunit S, with the protein MNATQSHPLESLLAQHCPNGVEFKRLGEVCEIDGGKLNANKAQESGAYTFFTYDYKNPKFVDSYAWDTEALIVCKKDNGEEPCRYFEGKFNAFQWMRILHSFKNVNIHFLKYYFNATFMRFLQKNIINISLPYIAMDTIKKFQIPLPPLVVQEKIVEILDTFTELQAELQAELAARRKQYTYYRDKLLS; encoded by the coding sequence ATGAATGCGACACAATCCCATCCGCTAGAATCCTTACTCGCCCAGCACTGCCCCAACGGCGTGGAGTTTAAACGCTTGGGCGAAGTGTGCGAGATTGACGGCGGTAAGTTAAATGCAAACAAAGCTCAAGAAAGCGGAGCTTATACATTTTTTACTTATGATTATAAAAATCCAAAATTTGTTGATAGTTATGCTTGGGATACCGAAGCTTTAATTGTATGTAAAAAAGATAATGGCGAAGAACCTTGCCGATATTTTGAAGGCAAATTTAATGCTTTTCAGTGGATGCGGATTTTGCATAGTTTTAAAAATGTAAATATCCATTTTCTCAAATATTATTTCAATGCCACTTTTATGAGATTTTTGCAAAAAAATATTATAAATATTAGTTTGCCTTATATTGCAATGGATACCATTAAAAAATTCCAAATCCCCCTGCCGCCGTTAGTCGTGCAGGAGAAAATCGTAGAGATTTTAGACACATTTACAGAGCTTCAGGCAGAGTTGCAGGCAGAGCTTGCCGCGCGGCGCAAGCAATACACCTACTACCGCGACAAGCTTTTGAGCTAG